The DNA region AGGTTGATAACATTGGCTCGGTTCATAAACAAACCGCTTATAAGCCCTAACTTGCTTTGTCAGCAAATCCCAACGAGGCGCTTTGATATCAGACCCATCAACTTGAATCAATTCCTCCATACGTTGGAGAAACGCTTTGAGGTACGTTTTGCGTCCGAAATCATTGAGATAACACCCCCCATTGCGATAGACAAAATCCTTAGAGACATCAATTTGTTTGCGATTAACTAAATACATCACCAGAGAATCCACCAAAGGAGCACGAAACTCTTCAATCAAATCGCTAGCTAATGCCGCATGACGTTCTGTTCCTTGATGCAAACAAGCCTGATAGGGGTCAAGTCCTTGGATTTCAATTAATGCCAACAAATGATTCCACAGAATCTGATAGCCAAAACTCAGCATGGCATTCACCGGATTTCCGGGAGGACGACGAGTCCGCGCTGTGAACACAAACTCCTGATTTCTCAAACATTCCCCAAACGCCGAGAAATACTGCGCCGCCCCCGCCCCTTCAAATCCCATCAACCGCTCAAGGGACTCAGATTGAGCCGCTTGTAGGGCAAGGTGTTCTAAGCGTTGCAGCACTTGTTCGAGTAACTCTGACTCCCGCCGCCTCAACTGCCGCCGTAAAAAAACCCGACTGTTTTTCAACTTGGCAGTGACAATTGCTCGTGCCGTCACCAATCGCTCAACAACACCCAACTGCTGCTGGTAATGAGACAACTGACGATACCCCCGCTCAATCGGCATCACCCGTCCGTAGCAGTACCCCATCCGGGAAAGGTAAGCAATG from Microcoleus sp. AS-A8 includes:
- the cas1 gene encoding CRISPR-associated endonuclease Cas1, which gives rise to MRTLYVSQQGCYVTLQQETLLVKQGETIHALVQLPLLEQILIFGKSQVTTQVIRTCLWRDIPIAYLSRMGYCYGRVMPIERGYRQLSHYQQQLGVVERLVTARAIVTAKLKNSRVFLRRQLRRRESELLEQVLQRLEHLALQAAQSESLERLMGFEGAGAAQYFSAFGECLRNQEFVFTARTRRPPGNPVNAMLSFGYQILWNHLLALIEIQGLDPYQACLHQGTERHAALASDLIEEFRAPLVDSLVMYLVNRKQIDVSKDFVYRNGGCYLNDFGRKTYLKAFLQRMEELIQVDGSDIKAPRWDLLTKQVRAYKRFVYEPSQCYQPYRID